The Mucilaginibacter mallensis genome has a segment encoding these proteins:
- a CDS encoding head GIN domain-containing protein has protein sequence MKKAFNYIILFIAGVSIAVGASSCRFGCVHGSGHQTSETRNVASFTKLDISGGFNLVLKQDSSTKLTITADDNLLKYVKTNVSDGVLHIHTKKNICNGGPMIVHVGIRDLEEIKGSGAIEVTAEGKIVTKDIAFRTSGASKITLDLDAANVTTETSGAGELFLTGQASSHHIDISGVGKVHAYDFVVGNYYISTSGAGECQINVLHSLEIHSSGASEVKYKGNPASVTNDKSGASSVEKVD, from the coding sequence ATGAAAAAGGCATTTAATTATATCATCCTGTTTATAGCAGGAGTTTCAATAGCGGTGGGAGCATCATCGTGCAGGTTTGGTTGTGTACACGGCTCGGGCCACCAAACCAGCGAAACGCGTAATGTAGCCAGTTTTACTAAGCTTGATATATCGGGTGGGTTTAACCTGGTGCTCAAGCAGGATAGTTCAACAAAGCTTACTATTACGGCCGATGATAACCTGCTTAAATATGTTAAAACCAATGTGAGTGACGGCGTGCTGCATATCCACACTAAAAAAAATATATGCAACGGCGGCCCAATGATTGTGCATGTAGGTATACGTGATCTGGAAGAAATCAAAGGCTCGGGTGCTATTGAGGTTACTGCTGAGGGTAAAATTGTTACCAAGGATATTGCTTTCCGCACCAGCGGTGCCAGTAAAATAACCCTCGACCTGGATGCGGCCAATGTAACTACAGAAACCAGCGGGGCTGGAGAATTATTTCTTACAGGTCAGGCCAGCTCACACCATATCGACATAAGTGGTGTTGGCAAGGTACATGCGTATGATTTTGTTGTCGGCAATTACTATATCAGCACATCGGGAGCAGGGGAGTGCCAGATAAATGTGCTGCACTCGCTTGAAATACATAGCAGCGGCGCATCTGAAGTAAAATACAAAGGCAATCCAGCAAGCGTGACCAATGATAAGTCGGGAGCTTCATCGGTAGAGAAGGTAGATTAA